The following proteins are co-located in the bacterium (Candidatus Blackallbacteria) CG13_big_fil_rev_8_21_14_2_50_49_14 genome:
- a CDS encoding phage tail protein: MAVNYLHGVETIEVDKGPRPIRTVKTAVVGLIGSAPMGAVNTPTVVLSDRDAAAFGPQTPNFTIPQALNAIFDQGYGTVIVINVLDPAVHKTAVAAEAQTFGTDGTLSLAHPHIANLVLKNTGGTVTYVKDTDYSVDPVTGKVTRIPTGDITAGQAIEADYDYADPTKVLASDIIGGTSVGGQRSGIQALDDTYNLFGYFAKILISPVFCTQNSVAVELIAMAQKLKAIALIDAPIGTTPAQAIAGRGPAGTINFNTSSERAYLCYPHLKVYDTVLNAERLEPYSQRLAGVMCRRDVENGYWWSPSNLEILGITGSEFPISARVNDPNTEANQLNEAGICTVFNSFGTGLRTWGNRSAAWPSVTSPKNFVSVRRTADVLHESIEFSMLQFIDYPIDDVLIDAIIQSANAFVRTLIGRGAIVDGEVTYDPAKNPPTEIALGHLTFDVTFIPPTPAERITFESFLDINLLAGLGAAA; the protein is encoded by the coding sequence ATGGCTGTCAATTACCTTCACGGGGTCGAAACCATCGAGGTGGACAAAGGCCCCCGCCCCATCCGAACCGTTAAAACTGCTGTGGTGGGCCTGATTGGCTCTGCCCCAATGGGTGCAGTCAATACGCCGACAGTGGTGCTCTCTGACCGGGATGCTGCTGCTTTTGGCCCTCAGACCCCTAACTTTACCATTCCCCAAGCTCTGAATGCGATCTTCGACCAAGGCTATGGCACGGTGATCGTGATTAATGTGCTTGACCCTGCTGTGCATAAAACCGCTGTGGCTGCTGAAGCTCAAACCTTCGGTACCGATGGCACCTTGAGCCTTGCGCATCCACATATCGCCAATCTGGTTTTGAAGAATACTGGCGGGACGGTCACCTATGTCAAAGATACAGACTATTCAGTTGACCCTGTGACCGGGAAAGTCACCCGAATTCCGACAGGTGATATTACCGCAGGTCAAGCCATTGAAGCGGATTATGACTATGCCGATCCTACCAAAGTATTGGCCTCGGATATTATCGGCGGCACTTCTGTGGGGGGGCAGCGTTCAGGCATCCAGGCCCTGGATGACACGTATAACCTCTTCGGCTATTTCGCCAAGATTCTAATCTCACCCGTGTTCTGCACTCAGAACAGTGTTGCAGTTGAGCTGATTGCAATGGCGCAAAAGCTCAAAGCCATTGCCCTGATCGATGCTCCAATCGGCACGACACCCGCCCAAGCCATTGCAGGGCGCGGTCCTGCGGGCACGATTAACTTCAATACCAGCTCAGAGCGGGCTTATCTCTGCTATCCCCATCTCAAAGTTTACGATACCGTGCTCAATGCCGAACGTCTGGAACCCTACAGCCAGCGTCTGGCAGGAGTCATGTGTCGACGTGATGTTGAAAATGGCTATTGGTGGTCTCCCTCCAATCTGGAAATCCTGGGCATCACAGGCTCTGAATTCCCAATCTCTGCCCGCGTGAACGATCCCAATACTGAAGCCAACCAGCTCAACGAAGCCGGAATCTGTACGGTCTTTAACAGCTTTGGAACGGGTCTGCGCACTTGGGGTAATCGAAGTGCCGCATGGCCTTCAGTCACCAGCCCCAAAAACTTCGTTTCTGTGCGCCGTACCGCTGATGTTCTGCATGAATCCATCGAGTTTTCAATGCTCCAGTTCATTGATTACCCGATTGACGATGTTCTGATTGATGCCATCATTCAGAGCGCCAATGCCTTTGTCCGTACTCTGATCGGACGTGGAGCGATTGTAGACGGTGAAGTAACCTACGATCCCGCCAAGAATCCCCCCACAGAGATTGCCTTGGGCCATCTCACCTTTGATGTGACCTTCATTCCGCCGACCCCGGCAGAACGCATCACCTTTGAATCCTTCCTCGACATCAATTTGCTGGCTGGCCTTGGGGCCGCAGCGTAA
- a CDS encoding phage major tail tube protein — MSKIAINRLTNANVFFEGNSLLGRVEEITLPEIKVKTAEHKALGMVGSIEAFAGFEKLEGKIKWSSLYPDAMKKTANPFKSVQIQVRGSLESWTGQGRSEQKKVVINLTVAFKKFPGGNFKPQDNVELETDFACYYMKQTVNGEDIVEIDVLENIYKAGGVDMLATYRSNIGG, encoded by the coding sequence ATGTCTAAAATTGCGATCAACCGCCTGACCAATGCCAATGTCTTCTTTGAGGGGAATAGTCTGCTGGGTCGGGTTGAAGAAATCACCTTACCTGAAATTAAGGTGAAAACAGCAGAGCACAAAGCACTGGGAATGGTTGGGAGCATTGAAGCCTTCGCTGGCTTTGAGAAGCTCGAAGGCAAGATCAAATGGTCAAGCCTTTACCCCGATGCCATGAAGAAAACAGCCAATCCCTTCAAGTCTGTGCAGATTCAGGTGCGTGGTTCACTGGAATCCTGGACAGGTCAAGGCCGTTCAGAACAGAAAAAGGTCGTTATTAACCTGACGGTGGCCTTTAAAAAGTTCCCTGGCGGGAATTTCAAGCCCCAAGACAATGTGGAGCTTGAGACAGATTTTGCCTGCTATTACATGAAACAGACCGTCAATGGCGAAGATATTGTCGAAATTGACGTGCTCGAAAACATCTACAAAGCCGGTGGGGTCGATATGCTGGCGACTTACAGAAGTAACATAGGGGGATAA
- a CDS encoding phage tail tape measure protein has product MSDMLLAMMLTLKDMASGPLGQAQSNVKKFSHELLAIGAASRAMGQKILGAMQAPIQAFAEAEDAATQLRVSMMDSKGVSQGFEAVNKLATDLGNKLPGTTADFQEMMTALNQQGVKADSILGGVGKAAAYLGVQLKMPYREAAIFAAKTGEAAGIASKDMEKFMDTIQRTANLGVTTGEMELAFGRSAGKLKEIGAQGLESASGLSTLFAMLIKTGLSGETVGTNFAALAGGLQQYQYGIGDKAKAAQKSLKALGIEMRFFGKSGKFLGERNMISQLEKLNKLAPDKKASVLNSLFGSGQDAQMVSTIISGGIKAYNAMEKKKKDQADLNTKVEAQLKTLTNIWDSATGTFTNMLATLGGSIAPELKAMADGFGKLSENLQKFTKEHPQITKMATAFTLLSGAALVVGGTAAMGLGMALPAFGHAATGASKIAAGAGKLAKHGKDAALSMKIWNASAGANIVAAANKPIPMPKFSAIFKSAFSSVGNAAKSFGSSIVGAVGKVGRLFAGLPGALLKIPGAIGGAFGKIPGLLTKIPALLRGVALGIRAVGMAALANPAGIAIAALAVGAILVFKYWKPISGFFKGLWHGLMVGLKPLKPAFDGAFKAVAPIIQPIVGALKGVWNWLKSLLSPVNDTGGAAEKMGKKFGLALAEMISKGQEMLAHFMALPEKFLSIGANMMHGLINGINSAAGAVMSRLKEIGNNIKSTFTGILGIHSPSRVFMNYGQNLGAGLELGMVAKAASVAGAAGKLAKAATPSFQKLSGPSLALASARGNAGGGHNITFAPVIQLSALPGASSEQQMQQAVRDLYPEFKRFMDRYTHDKKRSHA; this is encoded by the coding sequence ATGTCTGACATGCTTTTAGCCATGATGCTGACGCTCAAAGATATGGCTTCAGGCCCTCTTGGGCAAGCTCAGAGCAACGTCAAGAAATTCAGTCACGAACTCCTGGCGATTGGGGCCGCTTCGCGGGCGATGGGCCAGAAGATTCTTGGGGCAATGCAGGCTCCCATTCAAGCTTTCGCTGAAGCTGAAGACGCGGCAACTCAGCTTAGAGTCTCGATGATGGACTCTAAGGGCGTTTCTCAGGGCTTTGAAGCCGTCAATAAACTTGCGACAGATCTTGGTAATAAGTTGCCAGGCACAACCGCAGACTTTCAGGAAATGATGACTGCCCTGAATCAGCAGGGCGTCAAGGCTGACTCTATCCTTGGGGGTGTTGGTAAAGCTGCTGCCTATCTTGGCGTTCAGCTTAAAATGCCCTACCGTGAAGCCGCGATCTTTGCTGCTAAAACTGGAGAGGCTGCTGGGATTGCATCCAAAGACATGGAAAAGTTTATGGATACCATTCAGCGCACAGCAAATCTTGGCGTAACAACAGGAGAGATGGAGCTTGCTTTTGGGCGTAGTGCTGGCAAGCTGAAAGAAATTGGCGCTCAGGGTTTGGAATCAGCATCAGGGCTTAGCACTCTCTTTGCGATGCTTATCAAAACTGGTCTTTCTGGAGAAACTGTTGGTACTAACTTTGCAGCCCTTGCGGGCGGATTGCAACAGTACCAATACGGCATTGGAGACAAAGCAAAAGCGGCTCAAAAAAGTCTTAAAGCCTTGGGCATAGAGATGCGGTTCTTTGGCAAATCAGGCAAATTTCTTGGTGAGCGCAATATGATTTCTCAGCTCGAAAAGCTTAACAAACTAGCTCCAGATAAAAAAGCCTCCGTTCTGAATTCTTTGTTCGGAAGCGGGCAAGATGCTCAAATGGTATCCACTATTATTTCTGGCGGAATCAAAGCTTATAACGCCATGGAAAAAAAGAAGAAAGACCAAGCTGATCTCAATACCAAAGTAGAAGCTCAGCTCAAGACGCTTACCAACATTTGGGATTCTGCGACAGGCACTTTTACCAATATGCTTGCTACCCTTGGTGGTTCCATTGCTCCTGAGCTTAAAGCCATGGCAGATGGCTTTGGAAAGCTCTCTGAAAACCTTCAGAAATTCACCAAAGAACATCCACAAATTACAAAGATGGCTACAGCCTTTACCCTGCTCAGTGGGGCTGCTTTGGTTGTGGGTGGAACAGCAGCGATGGGTCTTGGTATGGCTCTGCCAGCCTTCGGACATGCTGCAACGGGCGCGAGCAAGATTGCCGCTGGAGCTGGTAAGCTCGCGAAGCATGGCAAAGATGCGGCATTGTCAATGAAAATTTGGAATGCTTCAGCAGGAGCAAACATTGTCGCTGCGGCCAATAAGCCAATCCCAATGCCAAAGTTTTCAGCAATATTCAAATCTGCTTTCAGCTCTGTGGGTAATGCAGCCAAGAGTTTTGGAAGTTCAATTGTTGGCGCTGTGGGTAAAGTTGGTCGGCTGTTTGCTGGGTTGCCAGGCGCACTACTAAAAATCCCCGGCGCTATTGGCGGAGCTTTTGGAAAAATCCCTGGTCTTTTGACCAAGATTCCTGCTCTGTTGAGAGGAGTTGCTCTTGGCATTCGCGCAGTCGGCATGGCTGCTCTGGCGAATCCTGCGGGGATTGCTATTGCTGCGCTGGCTGTTGGCGCAATATTGGTCTTTAAATACTGGAAACCGATCTCAGGTTTTTTCAAAGGGCTTTGGCATGGCCTGATGGTTGGGTTGAAACCACTGAAGCCTGCTTTTGATGGTGCCTTCAAAGCAGTTGCCCCGATTATTCAGCCTATTGTGGGTGCTTTGAAAGGCGTTTGGAACTGGTTGAAAAGCCTTTTGAGCCCAGTCAATGACACTGGTGGCGCGGCTGAAAAGATGGGGAAAAAATTCGGCTTGGCACTGGCTGAAATGATCAGCAAAGGACAAGAAATGCTGGCGCATTTTATGGCTCTGCCCGAAAAATTCTTATCGATTGGCGCAAATATGATGCACGGCCTGATAAATGGAATTAATTCAGCGGCAGGAGCGGTAATGAGCAGGCTCAAAGAGATTGGGAACAATATCAAGAGCACATTTACAGGCATCCTTGGAATCCATTCCCCGTCCCGTGTCTTTATGAACTATGGTCAAAATCTGGGTGCTGGCCTGGAGCTGGGCATGGTAGCCAAAGCAGCCAGTGTAGCGGGTGCTGCGGGTAAGCTGGCAAAGGCTGCAACTCCGAGTTTTCAGAAACTGTCTGGCCCATCTCTGGCTTTAGCTTCTGCCAGAGGGAACGCTGGCGGCGGGCATAATATCACCTTCGCGCCTGTGATTCAGCTCAGTGCTCTGCCAGGTGCAAGTTCTGAGCAGCAAATGCAGCAAGCGGTGCGCGATCTCTACCCCGAGTTCAAGCGATTTATGGATCGCTACACCCATGACAAAAAACGGAGCCATGCCTGA
- a CDS encoding phage protein D, translating into MEVKQAIKPDFKLFYAGKDVTHDLAPYITEIVYTDRLTGQSDELDVSLVDPDGRWMDAWYPEKGAEIKLEYGYTHKPLIKAGAFEVDEIEIEGPPSTVRIRALSAGLSRQARTRLGKAYEKTTLKAIVEKVAKRLKAKVSGQIADIQIPKATQYGETDWAFLVRLCREYGYEVKLTDNNQTLVVAKLKDLASQKAVRVITPADLISYQYRDKITEVPAKTEVKHQNRRKKKLVKGEAQNKLTLDKTASDTHKKILPVDSKGQAQAVADAEQERQEIDKTSFTINLWGDASLVAGARVTASKFGKLNGEYMIVESKHTISRSGYSTESQMKRVSV; encoded by the coding sequence GTGGAAGTGAAACAAGCCATCAAACCAGATTTTAAGCTTTTCTATGCGGGCAAGGATGTTACCCATGATCTGGCCCCATATATCACAGAGATTGTCTATACTGACCGGCTGACCGGGCAATCTGATGAATTGGATGTTTCACTGGTTGACCCAGATGGCCGCTGGATGGATGCCTGGTACCCGGAAAAGGGAGCTGAAATCAAGCTGGAATATGGCTATACCCACAAGCCCCTGATTAAGGCCGGGGCCTTTGAAGTGGATGAGATTGAAATCGAAGGCCCTCCCTCTACTGTTCGGATTCGTGCGCTCTCTGCGGGATTGAGTCGGCAGGCAAGAACGCGTCTTGGGAAAGCCTATGAAAAGACCACGCTCAAGGCCATTGTCGAAAAGGTAGCCAAACGCCTCAAGGCCAAGGTTAGCGGACAAATTGCAGATATTCAGATCCCCAAAGCGACCCAGTACGGTGAAACGGATTGGGCCTTTCTGGTGCGCCTGTGCCGGGAATATGGCTATGAGGTCAAGCTGACGGATAATAACCAGACGCTGGTCGTGGCCAAACTGAAAGACCTGGCTTCTCAAAAAGCCGTTCGTGTCATTACCCCGGCAGATCTGATCAGCTACCAATACCGGGACAAAATCACTGAAGTGCCTGCAAAAACAGAGGTGAAACACCAAAACCGCAGAAAGAAAAAGTTGGTCAAGGGCGAAGCCCAGAACAAACTGACACTGGATAAAACAGCCAGTGATACCCATAAGAAAATTCTGCCCGTGGATTCAAAAGGTCAGGCTCAAGCTGTGGCTGATGCCGAGCAAGAACGGCAAGAGATCGATAAAACCAGCTTTACGATTAACTTGTGGGGAGATGCTTCACTGGTAGCTGGGGCCAGAGTGACCGCCTCTAAGTTTGGCAAACTGAATGGAGAGTATATGATTGTCGAATCCAAACATACGATTTCGCGCAGTGGCTATAGCACTGAATCACAGATGAAGCGGGTTTCTGTATGA
- a CDS encoding phage baseplate assembly protein V, giving the protein MNETLKESAVTLRYGLIEEFDEETYQVKVRLPDLDDMLTHWLPLPVSVSQDDKALDTVDIGTQVALLLDTRGEEGIIIGAVYSEEDTPPVKSKDKFHRKFKDGTVIEYDRSEHKLKVDAQGEITIKATGPVTVEGQNVTIKGILVTIDAPLTKVNNILIQGKLILQPQP; this is encoded by the coding sequence ATGAATGAAACCCTGAAAGAGTCTGCTGTCACCCTTCGCTATGGTCTGATTGAAGAATTTGACGAAGAGACCTACCAGGTCAAGGTCAGGCTTCCCGATCTCGATGATATGCTGACCCATTGGTTGCCTCTTCCTGTTTCTGTTTCTCAGGACGATAAGGCTCTGGACACTGTGGATATAGGGACACAGGTTGCTTTGCTCCTGGATACCAGGGGCGAAGAGGGGATTATCATCGGGGCGGTTTATTCTGAAGAAGACACCCCGCCGGTCAAGTCAAAAGACAAGTTTCATCGCAAGTTTAAAGATGGTACTGTGATTGAGTATGATCGCTCTGAGCACAAGCTCAAGGTGGATGCCCAGGGTGAAATCACCATCAAAGCCACTGGGCCGGTGACGGTCGAGGGCCAGAATGTGACCATCAAGGGCATATTGGTGACGATTGATGCCCCTTTGACAAAGGTGAATAATATTCTGATTCAGGGTAAACTGATTCTCCAGCCACAACCCTGA
- a CDS encoding baseplate protein, translated as MSTLHWQPSLEGEGIVEGVEDVRQCIRIILETPLGSDPLRPDFGSNLRNYVDHPIDRARPHVVRETVEAIRKWEPRCTVKRVLVRITDFSGLLIQVYFKLANGVEQSVEVYPYASIL; from the coding sequence ATGAGTACGCTGCACTGGCAACCCAGCTTAGAGGGCGAGGGAATTGTCGAAGGGGTTGAAGATGTGCGTCAGTGCATCCGCATTATTCTTGAAACCCCTCTGGGCTCTGACCCTCTGCGCCCAGATTTTGGTAGCAATCTTCGCAATTATGTTGATCATCCTATCGACCGCGCCCGTCCTCATGTGGTGCGTGAAACCGTTGAGGCCATTCGCAAATGGGAGCCACGCTGCACTGTTAAGCGTGTTCTGGTCAGAATTACAGATTTCTCTGGCCTTCTGATTCAAGTTTATTTCAAACTGGCCAATGGTGTAGAGCAAAGCGTGGAGGTTTATCCCTATGCGTCCATCCTGTGA
- a CDS encoding baseplate protein translates to MSLPQVIHENPTQVLDELKAAYEASTEKTLYPAQIEQLIINLIAYRETLLRTSINDAARQNLARYARSPMLEYLGELVNTYRLPAQFAKTTLEFSLSLPLVNPTLIPKGTRIQAANGAIFASVADAWILAGQTSVQVKAQADTAGPEFNGFLPGTIKEPFDTLQTGLTVTNLTTSSGGALIEDIERFRVRVLLAMNQPSAGSSNAYRYIALTADSHVVDVSVQIVAPGWVRLAVLTDGDSAEIVANVDQAVRADDSRPLTDRVDVVAAEAIAAPILVTITPRKGALVATLLQSAQAVLEAHRDKLKNTLGYDLVASELSAKIQDSGAIKRVGLIGADVPIEPHQYAVMSWPEPAFLEAELD, encoded by the coding sequence ATGAGTCTACCCCAAGTCATTCATGAAAACCCCACTCAGGTGCTCGATGAACTGAAAGCCGCTTATGAGGCCAGCACAGAGAAAACCCTGTATCCCGCCCAGATTGAACAGCTCATAATTAATTTGATCGCCTACCGTGAAACTTTGCTCAGAACCAGCATCAACGATGCAGCCCGTCAGAATCTGGCCCGCTATGCCAGGTCTCCCATGCTGGAATACCTTGGGGAACTGGTCAATACCTACCGTTTACCTGCCCAGTTTGCCAAAACCACGCTTGAATTTTCGCTTTCACTGCCCTTGGTGAATCCTACCTTAATCCCAAAGGGTACACGCATTCAAGCTGCAAATGGCGCAATCTTTGCCTCTGTGGCCGATGCATGGATTCTGGCTGGTCAAACTTCGGTGCAGGTCAAAGCCCAGGCAGATACCGCAGGCCCTGAGTTTAATGGGTTCCTTCCAGGTACGATTAAAGAGCCTTTTGATACCCTTCAAACGGGCCTTACAGTCACCAATCTGACCACTTCCAGTGGTGGGGCTTTGATAGAGGATATTGAGCGTTTTCGGGTTCGCGTGCTCTTGGCTATGAACCAACCCTCTGCGGGCTCAAGCAATGCCTATCGCTATATCGCCCTAACTGCTGACAGCCATGTGGTGGATGTCAGTGTGCAAATCGTTGCACCTGGCTGGGTTCGCCTGGCTGTTTTGACGGATGGAGACAGCGCTGAAATCGTTGCCAATGTCGATCAGGCTGTGCGGGCTGATGATTCCCGCCCACTGACTGACCGTGTAGATGTTGTCGCTGCTGAAGCAATTGCGGCTCCGATTCTGGTGACGATCACCCCCCGCAAAGGGGCTCTGGTGGCAACTCTGCTTCAATCTGCTCAGGCCGTGCTCGAAGCGCACAGAGACAAGCTGAAAAACACATTGGGCTATGACCTTGTAGCGTCTGAATTGAGTGCCAAGATTCAAGATTCAGGAGCCATCAAAAGGGTCGGTTTGATTGGGGCCGATGTCCCGATTGAACCGCATCAGTATGCGGTCATGAGCTGGCCTGAGCCTGCTTTCCTGGAGGCCGAACTTGACTGA